Proteins from a genomic interval of Coccinella septempunctata chromosome 2, icCocSept1.1, whole genome shotgun sequence:
- the LOC123307982 gene encoding protein HEXIM1-like gives MGEIVSNSDVINEEMQSVVDLPKDDVVEATQTQTSASVKPDQNPKIVDHHIPQKKRKTRRGKSKRKQPYMKSRLPNVIKPEAPHNSNQFLLEDHCDFDNLDERLLNKTKASGSIFNRNRDSSLSVDSDGEFYSSPDDEEQFLIKDFDNQYETVHAEHLNNMSKTDLIQEYLGLEKKVELLSNILRKRTEGDYDRTKIDLQMEVQQLKSENETLKQQNQELLAKLSNKSNSSSSDSSSDSESDSSSSSSSSMSSCDMNEAEMLNNSSNNMENIDNRKCVNLSS, from the coding sequence ATGGGTGAAATTGTTAGTAATTCAGACGTAATTAATGAGGAAATGCAGTCAGTTGTGGATCTTCCCAAAGATGACGTAGTAGAAGCGACGCAAACCCAAACGAGTGCATCCGTTAAACCCGACCAAAACCCGAAGATAGTCGATCATCACATTCCACAGAAAAAGAGAAAGACGAGGCGCGGGAAATCCAAACGTAAGCAGCCTTATATGAAGAGCAGATTACCGAATGTTATAAAACCTGAAGCTCCTCATAATAGTAATCAATTCTTGTTAGAAGATCATTGTGATTTCGACAACCTAGATGAGCGGCTCTTGAATAAAACTAAAGCGTCTGGTTCCATTTTTAATAGAAACAGAGATTCAAGTCTAAGTGTAGACTCTGATGGCGAATTCTATTCATCTCCAGATGATGAGgaacaatttttaattaaagattTCGACAACCAATACGAAACTGTTCATGCTGAGCACCTGAATAATATGTCAAAAACTGATTTAATTCAGGAGTATCTTGGTCTTGAAAAGAAAGTTGAGTTATTATCGAATATTTTGAGAAAGCGCACTGAAGGAGATTATGATAGAACCAAGATTGATTTGCAGATGGAAGTTCAAcagttgaaatctgaaaatgaaaCTCTCAAGCAACAAAATCAAGAATTGCTTGCAAAACTTTCCAATAAGTCGAACAGTAGCAGTAGTGATAGTTCATCCGATTCTGAATCAGATTCTAGTTCATCAAGTTCAAGCTCTATGAGCTCGTGTGATATGAATGAAGCAGAAATGCTGAATAATTCCTCGAATAATATGGAGAACATTGATAATCGTAAATGTGTCAACCTTAGTTCTTAA
- the LOC123308010 gene encoding integrator complex subunit 11: MPEIKLTPLGAGQDVGRSCILLSMGGKNIMLDCGMHMGYNDERRFPDFTYISPEGPLTPYIDCVIVSHFHLDHCGALPYMSEMVGYNGPIYMTHPTKAIAPILLEDMRKVSVERKGEQNFFTSQMIKDCMKKVVAVTLHQSVMVDNDIEIKAYYAGHVLGAAMFWIRVGSQSIVYTGDYNMTPDRHLGAAWIDKCKPDVLISESTYATTIRDSKRCRERDFLKKVHECIDKGGKVLIPVFALGRAQELCILLETYWERMNLKAPVYFALGLTEKANNYYKMFITWTNQKIRKTFVQRNMFDFKHIKPFDRQFMDNPGPMVVFATPGMLHAGLSLQIFKKWAPNENNMVIMPGFCVQGTVGHKILNGAKKIEFENRQIVEVKMSVEYMSFSAHADAKGIMQLIQYCEPKNVMLVHGEAEKIAFLKDKIEQEFSIKCFNPANGETAVIQTPIKMPVNVSLQLLKEEAKNFSALPPDPKRRRILHGVLMMKDSNVSFMDVEEACKEAGINRHIIRFTSTVYINDSGPAISTAHKLYDILKEKLSQWTVTFIDGEISVESVMITVEGEEGDHKGVRVTWTNQDEDIGSYVINLMNTMGE, encoded by the exons atgccAGAAATTAAGTTAACTCCATTAGGGGCCGGCCAAGATGTTGGCAGAAGCTGTATACTATTATCTATGGGGGGTAAAAATATCATGTTAGATTGTGGTATGCATATGGGATACAATGATGAAAGAAGATTCCCAGATTTCACCTATATCTCACCAGAAGGACCCCTTACTCCCTATATAGATTGTGTTATAGTATCCCACTTCCATTTAGATCACTGTGGAGCTTTACCGTATATGTCAGAAATGGTAGGATATAATGGTCCAATTTACATGACACATCCAACGAAAGCTATTGCCCCTATATTATTAGAAGATATGAGAAAAGTTTCGGTTGAGCGTAAGGGCGAGCAGAATTTCTTTACCTCACAAATGATAAAAGATTGTATGAAGAAAGTTGTGGCTGTAACTTTACATCAGTCTGTGATGGTGGATAATGATATAGAGATTAAAGCATATTATGCAGGACATGTATTAGGTGCTGCTatgttttggataagggtaggatCTCAGTCTATAGTTTATACTGGAGATTATAATATGACACCTGATAGACACTTGGGAGCTGCTTGGATCGATAAATGTAAACCAGATGTTTTAATTTCTGAATCGACTTATGCAACAACCATTAGGGATTCTAAGAGATGTAGAGAGAGAGATTTTTTAAAGAAGGTTCATGAGTGTATtgacaaaggaggaaaggtatTGATTCCAGTATTTGCTTTAGGAAGAGCACAGGAGCTTTGCATACTTTTAGAGACTTATTGGGAAAGAATGAATCTCAAAGCACCCGTTTATTTTGCCTTAGGTTTAACAGAAAAAgctaataattattataaaatgTTCATTACCTggacaaatcaaaaaattagaaaaacttTTGTTCAAAGAAATATGTTCGATTTTAAACATATCAAGCCATTCGACAGACAATTCATGGATAATCCTGGACCTATGGTAGTATTTGCCACACCAGGTATGTTGCACGCAGGTTTGAGTTtacagattttcaaaaaatgggcaccaaatgaaaataatatggTCATAATGCCAGGTTTCTGTGTGCAAGGAACAGTGGGTCATAAAATATTAAATGGTGCAAAAAAGATTGAATTTGAGAATCGGCAAATTGTCGAAGTGAAAATGTCGGTGGAATATATGAGTTTCTCAGCACATGCAGATGCAAAGGGTATCATGCAGTTGATTCAGTACTGTGAACCTAAAAATGTTATGTTGGTACATGGAGAAGCTGAAAAAATTGCCTTTTTGAAAGATAAAATTGAACAAGAATTCAGTattaaatgtttcaatcctGCCAATGGAGAAACTGCTGTTATTCAGACTCCTATTAAAATGCCTGTTAATGTTAGTTTACAATTATTAAAAGAAGAAGCTAAAAATTTTAGTGCATTACCACCCGATCCAAAAAGAAGACGTATATTACATGGAGTATTGATGATGAAAGACAGTAATGTGAGTTTCATGGATGTGGAAGAAGCATGTAAAGAAGCGGGTATCAATAGACATATAATAAG ATTTACCTCAACAGTTTATATTAATGACTCAGGACCAGCCATTTCAACTGCTCACAAACTGTATGacattttgaaagaaaaactttCTCAATGGACAGTAACTTTTATTGATGGTGAAATATCTGTAGAGTCTGTGATGATAACTGTTGAAGGAGAAGAGGGTGATCATAAAGGTGTTAGAGTAACATGGACGAATCAAGATGAAGATATAGGAAGCTATGTAATAAATCTAATGAATACAATGGGAGAGTAA